From Rhodococcus sp. B7740:
GGGTGGTGGATGTCAGCCAGCCGGCGGGGCCGGGGAAACCGAGCTTCTCCCGGCTCACGCGGGTGTCGATCTCGGCGACGAGGGCGATGCGGCGGGCCTCCAACAACTGAATCTGGTGGGAGACCGCGGCGGCGTCGGCGAGGAGTTCACTCTCGCTCAGTTGCCAGATCGCTGCGGTCATGGGAGCAAGTGTATCGAACGCGCGTTCGACTGGCAACCATAGTGCAACCGAAAACTATTGTCCTGCTTAACTATTCGCTATCCAGAACCTGTCGGTGGGGTGTGGTATCGGACCGCCACGCCGTCGTACGCGTGCGATCTGCCGCCCTTGCGGCTTACCCGTACGCCCTCGGGCAGTCGATCACCGACGCCTGAGGCGTCGAACGGTCCGCACCAGATGTAGAACTCTGCCGCATCACGCACTACCCATCTATAGACGGGGAACCGTCGGCAGAAGATGTCCGCGTCGATTCCTCTGTACGACTGGAATCCGCGGGTGCGTATCTCGAACGAACTGGTACTTCAGTCCGTCATATCTTCGGATGAACTATCAATCAGCTTCTCTGGCAACACGTTCCAGTTCATCTCGGTAGGCGGCCCACCATGCTGCGTCGCCGTCGGTCATGTTTTCGTTCCCCAGTCGCAACCCGACGGAATCGTCGATGAGCTCGCGCACGATGTCTGCATGCCCGGCATGTCGATTCGTTTCGATGCACACATGCACCAGAACACGGTGCAACGTGACTTCCTGCTTCTCGGCGGGCCAGTGCAGTACGCGTCCGACGGTGTCGAGGTCGTTCGATTCGATGGTCTTGTCGGCGTGAAGCCAGGCCTCGCGATACAGGTCGACGATGAACTCGGAGGGTTCATCGGCGGCGGCCCACATATCGGAGTTCGCTTGCGCGACAGCTGATTTCTCCAGTTCGGTGAATCGGGCCGGGAATTCGCGGCCGAAGGTGAGGCCGAAATAGCCGTACTCGACGATCGCCAGGTGCTTGATCAAGCCCAGGAGATTCGTCCCAGTCGGCGTCATCGGCCGTCGTTTCTGGTACTCGGTGAGACCGTCGAGCTTCCACAGCATGTTCTCGCGGGCGATCCGCAGGTACTGGTGCAGCTCGTCTTTCATGCTGGTCGGCTCGCCCACGCTCGTCAGCTCACCGACGCGTGCCAGACCAGAGCGGCAGCCAGCGCGCCGAGTCCGTTCAACGACCAGTGCAGGGCGATAGGGGCGATCAAACTTCCGCTACGGCTGCGCAGCCACGTGAACACCACACCCGCCGCCGCAGTGGCCACCACGGCCAGCGCTATACCGACTATCTGCCCGAACAGCCCGCCGCCGAGAAACCCGCTCAGCCCCACGTTGCCCGCCGTCAGCCCGAGCGACGACGCGATGTGCCACAGACCGAACAGTAGAGATCCTGCAGCGAACACGCCGCGAGCTCCGTAGATGCGTCCCAACGTGCCGTGCAGAACCCCGCGGAATGCGAGTTCCTCCGGGATGACGGTCTGCAGCGGAATGACGATCATCGACGCGACGATGGCGGCGGATACGGTTGCGTATCGGTCGGCCATGAAGAACGGCCGAGTCAGCGGCAGCAACGCACCGATCGCGACGACGGTGAGGACGATCCCGACGGCTCCGAGTGCGTACAAAGATCCGGTCTTCCACTGCTTGGGAGACAGTCCCAGTTCGGCCCACCCCAGACCGCGACGGTTCGCCAGGACGACCAGCAGGACAGCGGCGATCGGAACCGTCGCGATACTGGCCCACACCGTGGTGAAGTGCGCGATGAGGTTGGTGCCCACGAGTACGAGGACGACGATGGCGACGTCGAGGTAAGCGTGGAAGGCGCGTCGTGGCGCCACGCTCCCGGCCGTGTTCACAGCAAGCATTGGAGCGAGTGTACTGGCGTCAGCTGAGAGCGCCCGGTGAATCGAGGCTTCGGTCGAGGCCTTTGCGGTCGTAGATGCGGGTGAACACCACGCCGAACACGAGCCCGATGAGCAGTCCGAGCGACGTCATCCCCACCGAGTGCAGCAGGCCTGCGTCGAGTGAGGCGTTGAAGTACAGGATCGAGCGGGTGCCGAGGAAGATCTGATGCATCGGCTCGAACTGCGCGAGCCAGGTGAAGAGCCGCGGGCTGGCTTCGAGGGGAATGGTGCCACCCGAGGAGGGCAACGCCAGGATGATGAACACGATCAGATTGATCAGCAGTCCTGCCGTGCCGAACGCGGACATCACCGCCAATGCCGTGATGCCGACCGCGGTGATCGCGAACGCGCCGTACATCCACAGGGTCCAGGCGTGGGTGATCGGCATACCGAGCAGATGACTGATCAGCAGATACAGGGCAGACACCAGCATGGCCAGTACGACCATGACGAGCCACTTCACGAGCAGCGTCCGGAAGCGGTTGATCAGGGTCGGTCCGCGATGGATGTACTTGGGACCGATCTCTGTGGGCGTGAATCCGAGTAGGCCGTCGACGAGTGCGCTGACGATGGTCGCACCGGTGAAGCCCGCCAGGACGAGCAAGAGCGCGTAGTAGAAGGCGGACAGGCCACCGCCGGTGCCGTCGGGCAGAGGATCGTATTGCGCAACGATCACATCGATCGGCTGCGCGAGGGTGAGAGCACTTGCACCGGCGAGCTGAGTCTCGCCGAGCTGTTGGCGTACCTGTTCGGTGATCTGCTGTCCCACAGTTTCATTGACCGACTCGAACGCCGGTGTTGCGACACCGGTCACGAGTGACATTCCGAAACTGCCCGCACGTGGGTTGGTGTAGACCGTGATGATCGGCTTCTCGACGTCCCCGGGAATCACGCTCGCCTGAGCGAGGATTCCCATTCGCTTGGTGAAATCGCTGGGAATGACGATGGAACCGTAGGCCTCGGCCGTCGACAGCAGCGATTGTGCCTGCGCCGGTCCGACTTCCCTGAAATCGACCTTCTCCGGATCGACGTTCTGCAGCAGACCCTCGACGATGTCGTTGCCTATGTTGCGTTGCTCGCCCGCGAGGGTGTCGCCCTCGTCCTGGTTGACGATCGCGATGGGTAGGTCGTGCAGATTGCCCCTGGGGTCGAGCACGCCGCCTAGATACAGCGCGGCGAGAAACGACATCAGGGTCGAGACCACCAGGATGGGCGCGAGCCAGAAACGCGGCGAACGAAGGACGTCGGCCATCGACCGAGGGGTTCTGTCGGAGGTCACCGCATCAGTGTCGCAAGTTCGGCTCCCGTGTGCGCGGTAGTTCGACTCTTGCTACGAGACCGGGATGGAGCCTGCGGAACGACCGCAGGCCCCCAGCCGCTGGACCGTCAGGCGTCGGCCCGACGCGGCAACTTCCACTCCGGGCGGACCCAGTGGCAGGTGTAACCCTCGGGGTACTTCTGCAGGTAGTCCTGGTGCTCGGGCTCGGCTTCCCAGAAATCTCCGGCCGCGGTCACCTCGGTGACGACCTTGCCCGGCCACAGTCCCGACGCGTCGACGTCGGCAATGGTGTCCTCAGCGACGCGCTTCTGCTCGTCGGTGAGGTAGAAGATGGCCGAGCGGTAGCTGGCACCGATGTCGTTGCCCTGACGGTTCTTGGTGGTGGGGTCGTGGATCTGGAAGAAGAACTCGAGCAGATCGCGGTACGTCGTCTGGGTGGGGTCGTAGACGACCTCCAGTCCCTCGGCGTGGTTGCCGTGATTGCGGTAGGTCGCGTTGGGGACCTCGCCGCCGGTGTAGCCGACGCGGGTGGAGATCACGCCCGGGAGCTTGCGGACGAGCTCTTCGGCTCCCCAGAAGCATCCTCCGGCGAGAATGGCGGTTTCGGTGGCTGCAGACATCGTTGCTCTCCTAGCTCTTTATCGATCGATACGTGGGGTTCAACGAACGAGGCGTCCTCATAATTCCGAATCGTGGGTGCGTTCTCCGACCTCGAGGACCAGTTTGCCGGTGTTGGCTCCGTCGAACAGCAGGTTCAGTGTCGATCCGAAGGCGGGGACGCCGCCGATCTCGATCTGCTCCCGCGCCGTCATCTTGCCGCTGGTGAGCAGTTCGGACAGTGCGTCGATGCCCTCCTGGTAGCGATCGAGGTAGTCGAAGATGATGAAGCCCGTCATCGACGCCCGATTGATCAACAGGGACAGGTAGTGCGCCGGGCCGGTTTGCGGATCGGTGGCGTTGTAGCCGGAGATGGCTCCGCACAACACCACTCGCGCTCCCTTGCGCAGCCGTGAGAGGGCCGCGTCGAGGATCTCACCGCCGACGTTGTCGAAATACACGTCGATGCCCTCGGGTGCAGCCGCCTTCAGGCCCTTGTACACCGACTCGTTCTTGTAGTCGATCGCTGCGTCGAAACCCAGTTCCTCGGTGAGCCACGCGCACTTCTCGGGACCACCCGCAATGCCGATCACAGTGGCTCCCTTGGCTTTTGCGATCTGGCCCGCGATGCTGCCCACGGCGCCCGCGGCTCCGGAGATCACCACGGTGTCGCCCTCGGTGAGCTTGCCGACGTCCATCAGGCCGAAGTACGCCGTCAGTCCCGGGAAGCCGAGCGCTCCGAGCCACGTGGGTGCCGGTGCGATGGATTCGTCGACCTTCTGCACCCCCGTGCCGTCCGACAGTGCGTGCTCGGTGACGCCGAACGAGCCCGAAACGATCTCTCCGACAGCATAATCGGGGTGGTGGGATTCCAGCACCCGTCCCACGGCGTGCGCCCGCATCACCTCGCCGATCCCGACGGGCGGTACGTACGAGCGCGCATCGTTGAGCCAGCCCCGCATCGCCGGGTCGAGAGAGACGTAGTCGACGGTGACGACGAACTCGCCGTCGCCCGGCGTGGGAATCGGTTCCTCGGTGAGGTTCCACGTCGACTCGTCGGGACGTCCCACCGGGCGCTGAGCCAATCGGATCTGACGGTTCACAGATGTCATCTACCGTTCCTTCCACGTCGAAGACAGGTCACCTCGACACTAGGGCAGAATGACGTCACGATGACCAACGCGCCGAACACCACCCGCCTCGCCCCCCGTCTCGTCGCCAGCGACGTCGACGGCACTCTGCTCGACCAGCACGAGCGTGTCACCGAACGCACCAGGCGTGCCGTGTCGGCCGTCGTCGCCGACGGCGTGCCGTTCGTGCTGTCCACCGGCCGCCCGCCGCGGTGGATCCACCCCGTCGTCGATCAGTTGGGATACGCGCCGATGTCGGTGTGCGCCAACGGAGCGGTCATCTACGACGCCGCCAACGATCGCGTGCTCAGCGCCGAGACGCTCTCGGTGCAGACACTGCAGTGGTTGGCCGACGTCGCCTATCGCGCACTGCCGGGCTGCGGGCTGGCCGCGGAGCGGGTGGGCCGGACGGCACACGACTCGGCCACCCCGCAGTTCGTCAGCTCCCCGGGCTACGAGCACGCCTGGCTGAACCCGGACAACGTCGAGATGACCGAGGACGATGTGGTCGACGTTCCGGCCGTCAAGCTGCTGATTCGTCTTTCCGGCTCCACCAGCGGACACATGGCAGACATCCTGTCCCCGCTGATCTCCGGTCGCGCCGACCTGACGTTCTCCACCGACAACGGACTGATCGAGCTCTCGGCACCGGGAATCACCAAGGCGTCGGGTCTGGCCAAGGTCGCCGAGACCCTGTCGGTGGACGTGAAGGACATCGTGGCCTTCGGCGACATGCCCAACGACGTCCCGATGTTGACGATGGTGGGACTGGGTGTCGCGATGGGTAACGCGCATCCGGCTGCCGTCGCGGCGGCGAACGAGGTGACCGTCACCAACGCAGAAGACGGAGTGGCGCACGTCCTCGAACGCTGGTGGTGACGCGTCGCCACGCTGGGCACGAAGGTGTAGTACCGGAACGCGAAATGGCCGAGTCACCACGGTGACTCGGCCATTTCCCTGGTGAATCTCAGCCTGCGGGTGCGGGCTCCGGTGCGGGAGCGGGCACAGGGGCCGGTTCCACCGGTGCTGCAACGGGGTTCTGCATCTCCGCGTTGTAGGTGTCGTTGTACGTCTTGATCACCGTGGTCACGATTCCGGTGAGCTCGTTGAAGATCAGCGAGCCGTTCTCGAAGTCGGTCCGGAGGCCCTCCGGCACCCGGAACTCGTCGGTGAGCGGCAGACCGAGCACGCCGTCGACGCCACCCTGCTGCACGTACTGCTGGAAGATCTTGCCGATGACGGCCACGGCCTGGCCTGCCATGTTGGTGATGATCTCACCGTTGGCGAACTGCGCCTTCTCGCGGCCACCGCTGACCTGCACCAGACCGCTCACCGGTACGCCCAGCGCACCGGTTTCGCCGCCCGAGGACAACCACTTCTGAGCGACGGGACTGGTCGACGCCAGACGCTGCAACTCGGCGACCAGGGCCGGGATGTTCTCGCCCAGAGTGGAACTGACGTCGGTGCCCGGACGGGACGGTGCCGCGTCGGTCACTGCGGTATCGGGAGCTGTGTCGGTCACGTCGGGCGAGACCGGAGTGGCATCTCCGCCGCCGCCGAGGTTCGCCGCAGCGATGTCGCGGATCTCTCCGAGCCGCGCGTATCCGGCGTCACCCGGGCATTCGGTGTTGCCGACGTCGCGGTGGCCGAAGATCACCGGCAGGTCGATGCTCTTGCCCTTGCCGACGAACGTGAAATTCGTTCCCTCCGAGGTCATCGTGGTGGTGCCCTTGGGGTCGAGACCGGCCTTGCCCAGTCGCCATCCGAGGAACTTGCCGACCGAATCGATGGTCTCCTGCGAGGGATCCTCGTTGGAGTAGTCGCCCATCATGGCCACACCGACGGTGTTCTCGTTGAACCCGCCCGCGTGGGCACCCTGAACCGGCTTGTCCAGACCGCCCGCGCGGCCCTCGAAGATCTGACCGTACTTGTCGACGATGGCGTTGTACCCGATGTCGCACCAGCCGAGCGTCTGCGCGTGGTACGCGTAGATGGCTCGGACGATTTCGGCCGATTCGGACTTGGAGTAGTCGTTGCTGCCTGCGGTGTGGTGCACGGTGGCACCACCGATGAAGTCGTCGATCGTCGGTGTGGCGCAACGGATCGACTCGTCGGCACCCCACTGAGCGCGGGTGATCACGTTCGGGCCTGCGTCACCGGCGACGGGAGTGGCGAGGTCGCTCAGTGCCGAGTCGGCGGGCGACGTGCCGGGGGTGATGAGTACCGCGCTGATGTCGTTCACGGCCGCGGCCAGCTGTTCGGCCGAGCTGTCGGACTCGGGTGCCGGGGCCGCGGGATCGGCCGGAGCCGGATCCTGTTGGCGCAGTGGCTTGCTCGATGACGCCGGGGTGTAGCCCAAGGGCTGTTCCGCGGCAGCGGGAACCTCGGCCGGAGCGCCGGGAGCAGGCAGTTCGACGACCGGAACCTCGGGAACCGGTGCAGTTGCGAAGCTTTCGGGAGCTGCACTGCTCGTCATCGGCGTCAGCAACACCTGCACGGCCTTGGTCAGTCCGACGAAGATCGGTTCGGTGCCCTGCTTTTCCGCAGCGGGAACGGCGTCGCTCGCAGTGGTATCGACCGGCGCGGTTTGCAGCCACGGGCCCCAGGAGCCGTCCTCCAGTTGCCGGCGGATCTGAGCGGAAGCACCGTCGAGCTGCTCGGAGGTCAGGGCCACCATGCTGAACGGGGTGTCCTGCGTGATCTCCTTGACGGCGGCACCGAGCGGCGGACCGGTCGGATCGGCAGCTTCGGGGTTCACCGGTGCAGAGGCGTCCACCCGAGGAATCGGGGCCTGGGCGGTCGCGTTGCCCGGGGCAGGGGTGGTGAGACCCGGGATGTCGGGAATCTCGATCGGCGGGATCACGATGGAATCCGGCAGCGGCAGGTACTTCAGATCGGAGAGCCGCAGATCGGGCAACGGCAATCCGGTGAGCTCCTGCAGCGGAATCACGATGTCCGGTGCAGCGCTCAGCGCGGTCTCGACGATCTTGGTCGGCACAGTGACGGGGGTTGTCTCGTTGGCCGGTCGAACTCCGGTTGTCGTGCTGTCGGTGAGGCCTGCGACCGCGAAGGGGGTCGCGACGGCCAGTAGTGCGACAGCACCGAGAACGATCGACGGCTTCGTTCGACGGTTCGGCAAGGCGGTACTCCCTGGTTGTTGGTAGGTACGCGTCGTAGGATCTCCGATTGCTGAACAACATGAATCACATCAGCAACATGAGTCCCATCAGACACAAGGCTAAACCTTAGCTTGACAGTTAGCCATCCCCGGGAAGTTCCGGTGGCGCGGCGCGTCGGGCGCGTCACCTACGCTTTCGAGCTGTGACTGTGCACTTCATCGGAGCCGGACCGGGCGCTGCCGACCTGCTCACGCTGCGGGCCGTCGAGTTCCTGCGATCGAGCCCGGTCTGCGTCTACGCCGGTACCTACATCGACGACGCGATCCTCGACCACTGCTCGGCAGGCACCCGCCTGGTCGACACCGCGAAGCTCGATCTCGACGCCATCACCGGTGAGCTGGTCGCCGCCCACGAACGCGGCGAGGACGTCGCCCGCCTGTGCTCGGGGATCCGTCCCTCTATTCCGCCCTGGCCGAACAGTCCGCTCGACTCGACGCGGCAGGCGTGCCCTGGGACGTCACCCCTGGCGTTCCGGCCTACGCGGCCGCAGCCGCCGCACTGGGCGTCGAGCTGACGGTTCCCGAAGTGACGCAGTCGGTGGTGCTCACTCGTGCGCAGGCCCGCTCGACGGCGATGCCCGATACCGAGGCGCTGAAGAACTTCGCCGCCACCCGCGCGACCCTGGCGCTGCACCTCGCGATCACCCGCACGCGCATCCTGACCGAGGAACTGACGGAGTTCTACGGTCCGGAGTGCCCGGCCACCGTCGTCTTCCATGCCAGCAAGCCGGACGAGCTGATTCTGCGGGGCACTCTGGCCGATATCGCCGACCAGGTCGAGGCCGCCGACCTGCGGCAGGCGGCGGTGATTCTGGTGGGGCCTGCCCTGGCTCGACGCGTCGTCACCGAATCTCACCTGTACGACGCGTGCCGGGACCGATCGTGAGGATTCACCTGATCGGCATCGGTGGCGGCCACCCCGATCAGATCACCGTCCAGGCGATCCAGAAGCTGCGGGCGGTGGATGTGTTCATCGTGGCCGACAAGGGCGCATCGGTCGGCGATCTCGGGGCGGCCAGGCAGGAAATACTGGAGCGTCACCATGGCGGCAGCTACCGGGTGATCGAGGTACCCGACCCGCCGCGGGACCGATCACCCCGGCAATACGAGACCGCGGTCCTCGATTGGCACGACGCCCGCGCCCGCGCCTACGCCGATGTGCTCGACGGCCTCGACCGAGGCACCGTCGTGGGGTTTCTCGTCTGGGGCGACCCCGCGCTCTACGACAGCACCATCCGCGTCGTCGAGCGGCTGGCCGCGTTGCGCGGCGACATCGAGTTCGATGTCACACCCGGTGTCTCCAGCGTGTCGATGCTGGCGGCGAGTCATCGCCTCGTTCTCAACCGCATCGGCGGACCGATCGTCATCACCACCGGCAGAAACTTGGCGGGCGACGTCGCCGCCGGCCTCGACAACCTCGTGGTCATGCTCGACGGCAACCTGGCCTGCAGCGCGCTGACCGGCGCAGGATGGGACATCCACTGGGGTGCCAATCTGGGAACGGTGGACGAGACGCTGGTGGCAGGTCCGCTCGACGACGTGCTCGATGAGATCCGCAGCGCCCGCGAGCAGGTCAAGTCCCAGCACGGCTGGGTCATGGACACCTACCTGCTCCGACGTTCCGTTCGATGACACCGGGCCCGCCGATGGGCACCTGGCGGGGCAGAGCGGTCACGATCGTCGGATACCCTGGTTGCCCGTGACTGCTGTAAGCCCCGAGACCACCTCTTCCGACGCCTCCGTGACCGGCCGATACGACCTCATCGTCGTCGGATCCGGGTTCTTCGGACTGACCGTCGCGGAGCGGGCGGCATCCCAGTTGGGTAAGCGTGTCCTCGTGCTGGATCGGCGACACCACCTGGGCGGCAACGCGTACTCCGAGGCCGAGCCCGAGACGGGTATCGAGATTCACAAGTACGGTGCCCATCTGTTCCACACCTCGAACAAGCGGGTCTGGGAGTACGTCAACAAGTTCACCGACTTCACCGGCTACCAGCACCGTGTCTTCGCTCTGCACAAGGGCCAGTCGTATCAGTTCCCGATGGGCCTCGGCCTGATCTCGCAGTTCTTCGGCAAGTACTTCTCGCCCGCCGAGGCGCGCGCCCTCATCGAAGAGCAGTCCAGCGAGTTCGACTCCAAGGACGCGCAGAACTTCGAGGAGAAAGCGATCTCGCTGATCGGTCGCCCGCTCTACGAGGCATTCATCAAGGACTACACCGCCAAGCAGTGGCAGACCGATCCGAAGAACCTGCCCGCGGGCAACATCACTCGATTGCCGGTGCGGTACACGTTCGACAATCGCTACTTCAACGACACCTACGAGGGCCTGCCGGTCGACGGCTACACCGCGTGGCTCGAGAAGATGGCCGCCGACGAGAAGATCGAGGTCCGGTTGAACACGGACTGGTTCGACGTCAAAGCCGAGCTGGTGGCCGAGAGCCCCGACGCTCCCATCGTCTACACCGGCCCACTGGACCGCTACTTCGACTACGCCGAGGGCGAACTCGGCTGGCGCACAATCGATTTCGAGACCGAAGTACTCCCGACGGGTGACTTCCAGGGCACCCCGGTGATGAACTACAACGACGGCGACGTGCCGTTCATTCGGATCCACGAGTTCCGGCACTTCCACCCCGAGCGCCAGTATCCGACCGACAAGACGGTCATCATGCGTGAGTTCTCCCGCTTCGCCAAGAGCGGCGACGAGCCGTACTACCCGATCAACACCCCCGACGACCGGCAGAAGCTCGAGGCCTACCGCGACCGCGCCAAGGCCGAAGCAGCGTCCAACAAAGTACTGTTCGGTGGACGCCTCGGCACGTACCAGTACCTGGACATGCACATGGCCATCGCGAGCGCACTGAACATGTACGAGAACACCCTGGTTCCGTACTTCGAGATCGGTGCTCCTCTGGCAGGCGACAAGTGACCGCCAAGCACCTGCTCGAGGACGGCATCACCGACGCCGCGCCGGTTCTGGGTAAGTCGCTGTTGCAGCGCGTACTGCTGCCGCGTTCCGGTGAACCGCTCGACGTGCGCACGCTGTACCTCGAAGAAGCGCTCACCAATGCCAAACGAGCACACTCGCTCTCGCGAACCTCGGTCACCATCGGTTCCGAGTCCGAGGTGTCGTTCTGCACCTACTTCAACGCATTCCCGGCGAGCTACTGGCGGCGCTACAGCGTCCTGAAGTCCGTGGTGCTCCGCGTCGAGGTCTCCGGCCACTGCCGAATAGACGTCTACCGGTCCAAGGCCGACGCGTCGCGCATCCACGTCGAGGGCCGCGAGGCGGTCGACGGCGATGCGGCGCAGGAATTTCTGATCGATCTCGGTCCGTTCGAGGACGGCGGTTGGATCTGGTTCGACATCACCTCCGACTCCGAGGTGGTGCTCGAGAGTGCGGGTTGGTACGCCCCGATCGAGGCTCCGGGGGAAGCGACCGTCGCGGTCGGCATCCCCACCTTCAATCGCCCGACCGACGCCGTCAAAGCCCTTGTCGCCCTTGGGTCGGACCCCCTGGTGCTGGACGTGATCCAGGCCGTGATCATGCCCGATCAGGGCACCCGCAAGGCGAAGGACGAGCCCGGATTCGACGAGGCCGCCGCGGCCCTGGGCGGCAGGCTCGCCATCCACGATCAGGCCAACCTCGGCGGGTCCGGCGGATACAGCCGCATCATGTACGAGGCGCTGAACAACACTGCCTGCCAACACATCCTGTTCATGGACGACGACATCGAGATCGAGCCCGACTCGATTCTGCGGGCGCTGGCCATGTCTCGGTTCGCCAAGGTCCCCACACTCGTCGGCGGCCAGATGCTCAACCTGCAGGCGCGCAGTCATCTGCACGTCATGGGCGAAGTGATCGATCGCAGCAACTTCATGTGGACCGGCGCACAGAACGTGGAGTACGACCACGACTTCTCCGAGGATCCACTGCGTACCAGCAAACTGCTGCACCGCCGCATCGACGTCGACTACAACGGCTGGTGGATGTGCATGATTCCGCGGGTCGTCGCTGAGGAACTCGGGCAACCGCTGCCGCTGTTCATCAAGTGGGACGACGCCGAATACGGCTTGCGCGCACGCGAAGCCGGCTATCCGACGGTGACGCTGCCGGGCGCGGCCATCTGGCACATGGCGTGGAGCGACAAGGACGACGCCATCGACTGGCAGGCGTACTTCCATCTGCGCAACCGCCTGGTGGTCGCATCGCTGCACATGCCGGGCGACGGCAAGGGGCTGGTGCTCGACACGATCAAGGCCACGGTCAAGCATCTGCTGTGCCTCGAGTACTCGACCGTCGCGATCCAGAACCTCGCGATCCGCGACTTCCTCGCCGGCCCCGAGCACATCCTCGAGATCCTGCCCACCGCGCTGCCGACCGTGCACGCA
This genomic window contains:
- the cobF gene encoding precorrin-6A synthase (deacetylating); its protein translation is MVRIHLIGIGGGHPDQITVQAIQKLRAVDVFIVADKGASVGDLGAARQEILERHHGGSYRVIEVPDPPRDRSPRQYETAVLDWHDARARAYADVLDGLDRGTVVGFLVWGDPALYDSTIRVVERLAALRGDIEFDVTPGVSSVSMLAASHRLVLNRIGGPIVITTGRNLAGDVAAGLDNLVVMLDGNLACSALTGAGWDIHWGANLGTVDETLVAGPLDDVLDEIRSAREQVKSQHGWVMDTYLLRRSVR
- the msrA gene encoding peptide-methionine (S)-S-oxide reductase MsrA; protein product: MSAATETAILAGGCFWGAEELVRKLPGVISTRVGYTGGEVPNATYRNHGNHAEGLEVVYDPTQTTYRDLLEFFFQIHDPTTKNRQGNDIGASYRSAIFYLTDEQKRVAEDTIADVDASGLWPGKVVTEVTAAGDFWEAEPEHQDYLQKYPEGYTCHWVRPEWKLPRRADA
- a CDS encoding CPBP family intramembrane glutamic endopeptidase — protein: MLAVNTAGSVAPRRAFHAYLDVAIVVLVLVGTNLIAHFTTVWASIATVPIAAVLLVVLANRRGLGWAELGLSPKQWKTGSLYALGAVGIVLTVVAIGALLPLTRPFFMADRYATVSAAIVASMIVIPLQTVIPEELAFRGVLHGTLGRIYGARGVFAAGSLLFGLWHIASSLGLTAGNVGLSGFLGGGLFGQIVGIALAVVATAAAGVVFTWLRSRSGSLIAPIALHWSLNGLGALAAALVWHASVS
- a CDS encoding Cof-type HAD-IIB family hydrolase — its product is MTNAPNTTRLAPRLVASDVDGTLLDQHERVTERTRRAVSAVVADGVPFVLSTGRPPRWIHPVVDQLGYAPMSVCANGAVIYDAANDRVLSAETLSVQTLQWLADVAYRALPGCGLAAERVGRTAHDSATPQFVSSPGYEHAWLNPDNVEMTEDDVVDVPAVKLLIRLSGSTSGHMADILSPLISGRADLTFSTDNGLIELSAPGITKASGLAKVAETLSVDVKDIVAFGDMPNDVPMLTMVGLGVAMGNAHPAAVAAANEVTVTNAEDGVAHVLERWW
- a CDS encoding NADP-dependent oxidoreductase; the protein is MTSVNRQIRLAQRPVGRPDESTWNLTEEPIPTPGDGEFVVTVDYVSLDPAMRGWLNDARSYVPPVGIGEVMRAHAVGRVLESHHPDYAVGEIVSGSFGVTEHALSDGTGVQKVDESIAPAPTWLGALGFPGLTAYFGLMDVGKLTEGDTVVISGAAGAVGSIAGQIAKAKGATVIGIAGGPEKCAWLTEELGFDAAIDYKNESVYKGLKAAAPEGIDVYFDNVGGEILDAALSRLRKGARVVLCGAISGYNATDPQTGPAHYLSLLINRASMTGFIIFDYLDRYQEGIDALSELLTSGKMTAREQIEIGGVPAFGSTLNLLFDGANTGKLVLEVGERTHDSEL
- a CDS encoding DinB family protein is translated as MKDELHQYLRIARENMLWKLDGLTEYQKRRPMTPTGTNLLGLIKHLAIVEYGYFGLTFGREFPARFTELEKSAVAQANSDMWAAADEPSEFIVDLYREAWLHADKTIESNDLDTVGRVLHWPAEKQEVTLHRVLVHVCIETNRHAGHADIVRELIDDSVGLRLGNENMTDGDAAWWAAYRDELERVAREAD
- a CDS encoding YhgE/Pip domain-containing protein → MADVLRSPRFWLAPILVVSTLMSFLAALYLGGVLDPRGNLHDLPIAIVNQDEGDTLAGEQRNIGNDIVEGLLQNVDPEKVDFREVGPAQAQSLLSTAEAYGSIVIPSDFTKRMGILAQASVIPGDVEKPIITVYTNPRAGSFGMSLVTGVATPAFESVNETVGQQITEQVRQQLGETQLAGASALTLAQPIDVIVAQYDPLPDGTGGGLSAFYYALLLVLAGFTGATIVSALVDGLLGFTPTEIGPKYIHRGPTLINRFRTLLVKWLVMVVLAMLVSALYLLISHLLGMPITHAWTLWMYGAFAITAVGITALAVMSAFGTAGLLINLIVFIILALPSSGGTIPLEASPRLFTWLAQFEPMHQIFLGTRSILYFNASLDAGLLHSVGMTSLGLLIGLVFGVVFTRIYDRKGLDRSLDSPGALS
- the glf gene encoding UDP-galactopyranose mutase translates to MTAVSPETTSSDASVTGRYDLIVVGSGFFGLTVAERAASQLGKRVLVLDRRHHLGGNAYSEAEPETGIEIHKYGAHLFHTSNKRVWEYVNKFTDFTGYQHRVFALHKGQSYQFPMGLGLISQFFGKYFSPAEARALIEEQSSEFDSKDAQNFEEKAISLIGRPLYEAFIKDYTAKQWQTDPKNLPAGNITRLPVRYTFDNRYFNDTYEGLPVDGYTAWLEKMAADEKIEVRLNTDWFDVKAELVAESPDAPIVYTGPLDRYFDYAEGELGWRTIDFETEVLPTGDFQGTPVMNYNDGDVPFIRIHEFRHFHPERQYPTDKTVIMREFSRFAKSGDEPYYPINTPDDRQKLEAYRDRAKAEAASNKVLFGGRLGTYQYLDMHMAIASALNMYENTLVPYFEIGAPLAGDK
- a CDS encoding N-acetylmuramoyl-L-alanine amidase, producing the protein MPNRRTKPSIVLGAVALLAVATPFAVAGLTDSTTTGVRPANETTPVTVPTKIVETALSAAPDIVIPLQELTGLPLPDLRLSDLKYLPLPDSIVIPPIEIPDIPGLTTPAPGNATAQAPIPRVDASAPVNPEAADPTGPPLGAAVKEITQDTPFSMVALTSEQLDGASAQIRRQLEDGSWGPWLQTAPVDTTASDAVPAAEKQGTEPIFVGLTKAVQVLLTPMTSSAAPESFATAPVPEVPVVELPAPGAPAEVPAAAEQPLGYTPASSSKPLRQQDPAPADPAAPAPESDSSAEQLAAAVNDISAVLITPGTSPADSALSDLATPVAGDAGPNVITRAQWGADESIRCATPTIDDFIGGATVHHTAGSNDYSKSESAEIVRAIYAYHAQTLGWCDIGYNAIVDKYGQIFEGRAGGLDKPVQGAHAGGFNENTVGVAMMGDYSNEDPSQETIDSVGKFLGWRLGKAGLDPKGTTTMTSEGTNFTFVGKGKSIDLPVIFGHRDVGNTECPGDAGYARLGEIRDIAAANLGGGGDATPVSPDVTDTAPDTAVTDAAPSRPGTDVSSTLGENIPALVAELQRLASTSPVAQKWLSSGGETGALGVPVSGLVQVSGGREKAQFANGEIITNMAGQAVAVIGKIFQQYVQQGGVDGVLGLPLTDEFRVPEGLRTDFENGSLIFNELTGIVTTVIKTYNDTYNAEMQNPVAAPVEPAPVPAPAPEPAPAG